In the Juglans microcarpa x Juglans regia isolate MS1-56 chromosome 6D, Jm3101_v1.0, whole genome shotgun sequence genome, one interval contains:
- the LOC121233971 gene encoding protein FAR-RED IMPAIRED RESPONSE 1-like, which translates to MSTTQRNESMNAFSDDYVHSRTTLKQFVYQYDLALRRKAENEATANFNSFNSEIPCISRYPIEKQFQKTYTIAKFKEVQEEFRGFLYLTTSYLGGNGGKYMYIVADEIEVSDGFLKCVNYIVSVHEEDSLDITCNYKLFEFKGILCRHALRILVQLVKSEVPPKYILDRWIKDIKRKYIQIKSSYEATSNPERQRYDWIQTRFYQLCSNAAKTEQNCVKLIDQLEKLKLECPDDDSREGTSTTAPATPMDGSKGQVLSPLVARSKRRPLREERTPLRRLSRNRIQEGDCLQLRLYIAPLFLNICLFAPASFFYFPYINEVS; encoded by the coding sequence ATGTCAACTACACAACGtaatgaaagcatgaatgcattttcTGATGACTACGTTCACTCTAGGACCACATTGAAACAATTTGTTTATCAGTATGATTTAGCCCTTAGGAGGAAGGCAGAGAATGAAGCAACTGCtaacttcaattcatttaacaGTGAGATTCCTTGCATCTCCCGCTATCCTATCGAGAAGCAATTTCAAAAAACATACACAATTGCCAAGTTTAAGGAAGTCCAAGAAGAATTTCGAGGGTTTTTATATTTAACTACCTCGTATTTAGGGGGCAATGGTGGAAAATATATGTACATAGTTGCGGATGAGATTGAAGTGAGTGATGGATTCCTTAAATGTGTAAACTACATCGTGAGCGTACATGAAGAAGATTCCCTAGATATTACATGCAATTACAAGTTATTTGAGTTTAAGGGAATATTATGTAGACATGCTCTTCGTATTCTGGTGCAATTAGTCAAGAGTGAAGTTccaccaaaatatattttggatcgGTGGATAAAGgatataaagagaaaatatatccaAATAAAAAGTAGTTATGAGGCGACGAGCAACCCCGAGAGACAAAGGTATGATTGGATCCAAACTCGCTTCTATCAACTGTGTTCAAATGCTGCAAAGACCGAGCAAAACTGTGTGAAATTGATCGATCAACTAGAAAAGTTGAAGCTAGAGTGCCCGGATGACGATTCAAGAGAAGGTACTTCCACAACTGCTCCAGCTACTCCCATGGATGGCTCGAAGGGCCAAGTTCTTAGTCCATTGGTAGCTCGGAGTAAAAGGAGACCACTAAGAGAAGAACGCACCCCATTGAGAAGGCTCTCAAGAAACCGAATACAAGAAGGAGATTGCCTACAACTAAGGTTGTATATTGCACCATTATTTTTGAACATTTGTTTGTTTGCGCCtgcttcatttttttattttccatatatTAATGAAGTGTCTTAA